One Paenisporosarcina sp. FSL H8-0542 genomic region harbors:
- a CDS encoding TerC family protein produces the protein MDISILMEYGWVLLLLIGLEGLLAADNALVLAIMVKHLPEAERRNALFYGLVGAFVFRFGSLFIISFLVDVWQVQAIGALYLLFIAINHIARKLYFNNKGVQKEAKEKKKAGFWGTVFKVELADIAFAVDSILAAVALAMTLPNTNLPPIGGMDGGKFLVIFTGGLIGLIIMRFAANFFVKLLHSKPGLEIAAFAIVGWVGVKLAVLTLGHPDVGVISYEFAHSTEWKLIFYTVLIGIAAAGWFLAKEKDVEEPQEKDLPL, from the coding sequence ATGGATATTTCAATCTTGATGGAATATGGATGGGTATTGTTACTACTGATTGGGCTCGAAGGATTGCTTGCTGCAGATAACGCGCTAGTTCTAGCAATCATGGTCAAACATTTGCCGGAAGCCGAGAGAAGAAATGCTTTGTTTTACGGACTCGTTGGAGCGTTCGTTTTCCGCTTCGGTTCATTATTCATCATTTCGTTCCTAGTGGACGTATGGCAAGTGCAGGCAATCGGAGCACTGTACCTGTTATTCATCGCCATTAACCATATTGCACGAAAACTTTACTTTAATAACAAAGGCGTACAAAAGGAAGCAAAGGAAAAGAAAAAAGCAGGTTTCTGGGGTACGGTATTCAAAGTGGAATTGGCGGACATCGCATTTGCGGTGGATTCAATTTTGGCGGCAGTAGCTCTAGCTATGACACTTCCGAACACCAATCTTCCTCCAATCGGCGGCATGGACGGCGGTAAGTTCCTTGTCATTTTCACTGGAGGTCTCATTGGCTTGATCATCATGCGTTTTGCAGCCAACTTCTTCGTCAAGTTGCTTCATTCAAAACCGGGTCTAGAAATCGCAGCGTTTGCGATTGTGGGCTGGGTAGGTGTGAAACTTGCCGTCTTGACGTTGGGACATCCAGACGTTGGCGTTATTTCATATGAATTTGCCCATTCCACAGAGTGGAAGCTGATTTTCTACACTGTGTTGATTGGAATTGCAGCGGCAGGCTGGTTCCTGGCGAAAGAAAAGGATGTAGAAGAACCACAAGAGAAAGATCTTCCACTATAA
- a CDS encoding DinB family protein — protein MLKKPLHDEYPAYYENYIGLVPDGELTDILNTQIQDMITLFSSVDETQANYRYAENKWTLKEVIGHIADTERIMSYRLLRIARGDQTPLSGYDDEQYVREASIHSRSLSDLLEELVAVRYSTVSLIKGLNENTWPRKGIANNGEITVRALANIIAGHELHHVKIIKEKYLKR, from the coding sequence ATGCTTAAAAAACCTCTACATGATGAATACCCTGCTTATTACGAAAACTATATCGGGCTGGTACCAGATGGTGAACTGACAGATATTCTGAACACACAGATTCAGGACATGATTACACTATTTTCGAGCGTCGATGAAACGCAGGCGAATTATCGCTATGCCGAGAACAAATGGACATTGAAAGAAGTCATTGGCCATATCGCGGACACTGAACGGATTATGAGTTACCGACTACTACGAATAGCTAGAGGCGATCAAACGCCATTGTCTGGTTACGATGACGAACAATATGTCCGAGAGGCTTCTATTCATTCCCGCTCCCTATCAGATTTGCTTGAAGAATTGGTGGCAGTCCGATATTCAACTGTCAGTTTGATCAAAGGATTGAATGAAAACACATGGCCGAGAAAAGGTATCGCAAACAACGGAGAAATAACTGTCCGAGCACTGGCCAATATCATTGCAGGTCATGAACTTCACCATGTGAAGATTATCAAGGAAAAATATTTGAAGCGTTGA
- a CDS encoding cytochrome d ubiquinol oxidase subunit II: MTLEIVGLSVLWIFLFGYLIIGSIDFGAGFFNAYNTLTRRDHILTNIIERYLSPVWEVTNVFLVFFFVGIIGFFPKTAFYYGTTLLVPASIAIILLAIRGSYYAFAMYGSYGHKGYTFMYGLSGLFIPASLSIVLTISEGGFISMVNDHPVLDYWKLFTSPLTWSIVVLSIAALLYISAVFLTWYANKAGDQSATELLRKYSLIWALPTIITAGGIIFELRGHNPEHYARILDLWWVFGISFLMFVGTVWLILKRKNYGLAFGLLTGQFALAFFGYGISHYPYLLYPYLTIYDSFTNEAMAIALIVAFIAGLGLLLPSLYLLLKLFLFNKDYVRGNKDNHA, translated from the coding sequence ATGACGCTCGAAATAGTCGGACTTTCTGTCTTATGGATTTTCCTGTTTGGCTACTTGATAATCGGATCCATCGACTTTGGTGCAGGTTTCTTCAATGCATATAACACACTGACTAGGCGTGACCATATCCTGACGAACATTATTGAGCGCTACCTCTCACCTGTATGGGAAGTAACAAATGTATTTCTCGTTTTCTTCTTCGTCGGGATTATCGGTTTCTTCCCTAAAACTGCATTCTACTATGGGACGACTCTATTGGTTCCTGCAAGCATCGCGATCATCCTGCTTGCAATCCGCGGATCCTATTACGCATTTGCGATGTATGGTTCATATGGGCATAAAGGATATACCTTCATGTACGGGTTATCCGGTTTGTTTATCCCAGCATCACTTTCGATCGTTTTGACGATTTCCGAAGGTGGATTCATCTCAATGGTAAATGACCATCCCGTCCTGGATTACTGGAAGCTCTTTACGAGTCCGTTGACCTGGAGCATTGTTGTACTGAGCATCGCGGCACTGCTTTATATTTCAGCTGTCTTCCTGACTTGGTATGCCAATAAAGCAGGTGACCAATCGGCAACTGAATTGCTTCGTAAGTATTCGCTCATTTGGGCATTGCCAACGATTATCACAGCAGGCGGAATCATCTTCGAGCTTCGCGGACATAATCCGGAACACTATGCGCGCATTCTTGATTTATGGTGGGTGTTTGGTATCTCATTCCTGATGTTTGTCGGAACGGTATGGCTGATTTTGAAACGTAAAAATTATGGCTTGGCGTTCGGTTTGTTGACTGGGCAGTTTGCCTTGGCATTCTTCGGATACGGGATTTCACATTATCCGTACCTGTTATATCCTTATTTGACGATTTACGATAGTTTCACGAACGAAGCTATGGCCATCGCCTTGATTGTTGCTTTCATTGCGGGACTTGGATTATTGCTTCCATCCTTGTATTTATTGCTGAAGTTGTTCCTGTTCAATAAAGACTACGTTCGTGGGAATAAAGATAACCACGCCTAA
- a CDS encoding thioredoxin family protein — protein sequence MKTEQQYFDEAISLNEYMEKMETHKDNSFHIYEQFHVPQDDEFISLLKDKSPRILGITEDWCGDAMMNNPILRRVAEAADIEVRVVYRDQTLDLMDRYLTNGGRSIPIYLLLNQDGKVIAKWGPRAPKLQEYVMELRKEMPASDDPTFKDKQKDFIEKITAQYKSTPEYWLWVYEDIRKEFTAALQKQS from the coding sequence ATGAAAACAGAACAACAATACTTTGATGAAGCCATTTCTTTGAATGAATATATGGAGAAAATGGAGACCCATAAAGACAACAGCTTTCATATTTATGAACAATTCCATGTCCCTCAAGACGATGAATTCATTTCCTTATTAAAAGATAAATCGCCACGCATTTTAGGTATTACTGAAGATTGGTGCGGGGATGCTATGATGAATAATCCGATTTTGCGTCGTGTTGCTGAAGCGGCAGATATAGAGGTCCGAGTAGTTTACCGAGATCAAACTTTGGACTTAATGGACCGTTATTTAACAAACGGTGGCCGATCAATCCCAATTTACTTATTGTTGAATCAAGATGGAAAAGTCATTGCGAAATGGGGTCCTCGTGCACCGAAACTTCAAGAATATGTGATGGAACTTCGTAAAGAAATGCCCGCATCAGATGACCCAACGTTCAAAGACAAGCAAAAGGATTTTATTGAGAAAATCACAGCTCAGTACAAATCTACACCTGAATACTGGTTGTGGGTTTACGAGGACATCCGTAAGGAATTTACAGCAGCACTGCAAAAACAGTCATAA
- the gatB gene encoding Asp-tRNA(Asn)/Glu-tRNA(Gln) amidotransferase subunit GatB has product MNFETVIGLEIHVELKTDSKMFSPSPAHFGAEPNTNTHVIDLGYPGVLPVVNKRAIDFGMKAAMALNCEISTHTKFDRKNYFYPDNPKAYQISQFDQPIGEHGWVEIEVDGYKKRIGITRLHLEEDAGKLSHTDKGYSLVDYNRQGTPLIEIVSEPDIRTPAEAYAYLEKVKSIIQYTGVSDCKMEEGSLRCDANISLRPYGQEQFGTKAELKNLNSFNYVRRGLEHEEIRQAEVLLSGGEILQETRRFDESTGKTLLMRVKEGADDYRYFPEPDLVDLVIDQEWMDRVRADIPELPDARKQRYVEELGLPSYDAMVLTLTKEMSDFFEATIALGADTKLASNWMMGEVSAYLNVDQKELHDTKLTPEGLAGMIKLISDGTISSKIAKKVFKELADNGGTAEQVVKEKGLVQISDEGALRDIVTQTLDANAQSIEDFKNGKDRAIGFLVGQIMKATKGQANPPLVNKILQEEISKR; this is encoded by the coding sequence ATGAACTTTGAAACAGTCATTGGTTTAGAAATTCACGTAGAGCTGAAAACAGATTCGAAAATGTTTTCACCTTCACCTGCCCACTTTGGCGCAGAACCGAATACAAATACACATGTAATCGACCTTGGATACCCAGGAGTTTTACCTGTTGTTAATAAACGCGCAATTGATTTCGGCATGAAAGCAGCGATGGCACTTAACTGTGAAATCTCAACACATACGAAATTCGATCGCAAGAACTACTTCTATCCGGATAATCCGAAAGCGTACCAAATCTCTCAATTCGACCAACCAATCGGTGAACACGGCTGGGTTGAAATTGAAGTGGATGGCTACAAAAAACGCATCGGGATTACTCGCTTGCACTTAGAAGAAGATGCTGGGAAACTGTCACATACCGATAAAGGGTACTCATTGGTTGATTACAACCGTCAAGGTACACCATTAATTGAAATCGTTTCAGAACCAGATATCCGCACACCTGCAGAAGCTTATGCGTACTTGGAAAAAGTGAAATCAATCATCCAGTACACAGGCGTATCGGATTGTAAGATGGAAGAAGGCTCACTACGTTGTGATGCCAACATTTCACTTCGTCCTTACGGTCAAGAGCAATTCGGGACAAAAGCTGAATTGAAAAACTTGAACTCATTCAACTATGTGCGTCGCGGCCTTGAGCATGAAGAAATTCGTCAGGCAGAAGTGTTGCTTTCAGGTGGAGAAATCCTGCAAGAAACTCGTCGTTTTGACGAATCGACAGGCAAAACATTGTTAATGCGTGTTAAAGAAGGAGCGGACGATTATCGTTACTTCCCGGAACCGGACTTAGTCGATTTAGTCATTGACCAAGAATGGATGGACCGTGTACGTGCAGATATTCCTGAACTTCCTGACGCTCGTAAACAACGTTATGTTGAAGAGTTGGGCTTGCCATCATACGATGCAATGGTCTTGACGTTAACGAAAGAAATGTCCGATTTCTTTGAAGCAACGATTGCTCTTGGTGCGGATACGAAGCTTGCATCTAACTGGATGATGGGTGAAGTATCAGCTTACTTGAACGTCGACCAAAAAGAATTGCATGATACAAAGCTAACGCCTGAAGGTTTGGCTGGCATGATCAAACTAATCAGCGATGGCACGATCTCTTCGAAAATCGCGAAAAAAGTATTCAAAGAACTTGCTGACAATGGCGGAACTGCTGAACAAGTCGTGAAAGAAAAAGGCTTAGTTCAAATTTCTGACGAAGGTGCGCTTCGTGACATCGTCACACAAACATTGGATGCAAATGCACAATCAATCGAAGACTTCAAAAACGGGAAAGACCGTGCGATTGGCTTCTTGGTTGGTCAAATCATGAAAGCAACAAAAGGACAAGCTAACCCACCGTTGGTTAATAAAATCCTTCAAGAAGAAATTTCAAAACGATAA
- a CDS encoding sporulation protein: protein MILRKYMALVGIGSAKIDLILEKDIYRPGELVKGNFLVKGGTIEQQLKRIDCDLVKTCEGDKTEEEIIDSVTIFTSKLIESDATNQVPFTFRLPKTMQPAISASYRFQSLLAFKQGVESLDHDVIQVIAVNDSV, encoded by the coding sequence ATGATACTGAGGAAATACATGGCGTTAGTTGGAATAGGGTCGGCAAAAATTGATTTGATTCTTGAGAAAGATATTTACAGGCCGGGTGAGCTAGTTAAGGGAAATTTCTTGGTAAAAGGAGGTACGATTGAACAACAATTGAAACGAATCGATTGTGATTTGGTGAAGACCTGTGAAGGGGACAAAACCGAAGAAGAAATAATCGATTCCGTAACCATTTTTACCTCAAAGCTGATTGAATCAGATGCCACTAATCAGGTTCCTTTCACATTTAGGCTCCCAAAAACCATGCAGCCAGCTATCAGTGCATCTTATCGATTCCAGTCCCTACTCGCTTTCAAACAGGGAGTGGAAAGCTTAGACCACGATGTCATACAAGTAATTGCAGTAAATGACTCTGTATAA
- a CDS encoding NUDIX domain-containing protein, with protein MKTKRKVLAYITKGQAPNLELLVFEHKEHPEAGLQVPAGTIEEDEQLIDALYREINEETGITRDNLSFIGKIHKYNYYPNGKGTVHERNFFHLGYTGDQQNWEHVVVCDGLDNGLTFQFRWEPLGTLPKLAGAQDVAVELLSLRRKRHEESTD; from the coding sequence ATGAAAACGAAGCGTAAAGTGTTGGCGTATATAACAAAAGGCCAGGCACCCAATTTGGAATTACTTGTTTTCGAGCACAAAGAACATCCGGAAGCAGGCTTGCAAGTTCCAGCCGGCACAATCGAAGAAGACGAGCAACTAATTGATGCATTGTACCGGGAAATTAATGAAGAAACGGGTATCACGCGTGACAATCTGTCCTTCATTGGAAAAATCCACAAGTATAACTATTATCCGAATGGAAAAGGCACAGTTCATGAACGTAATTTTTTCCATCTGGGTTATACAGGTGACCAACAAAATTGGGAGCACGTTGTGGTTTGCGATGGACTAGATAACGGCCTTACATTCCAGTTCCGTTGGGAGCCACTCGGTACGTTGCCAAAACTTGCAGGTGCACAGGATGTTGCAGTTGAGTTGCTAAGTCTGAGAAGAAAGAGACATGAGGAATCGACCGATTGA
- a CDS encoding TrkH family potassium uptake protein, producing MRPRNKKKFLLPPPLLIAGSFLFLILLGTLCLKLPFATNTPISWTDALFVATSATTVTGLSVFDPASTLTWFGEGVLMFLIQCGGIGLMTFAVALLIVLGKKIGLQNRIYLQESFNQQSVGGIVKLVKLILTFVLTVQSIAMVIMTLHWTPKFGFSEALYLSVFHVISAFNNAGFALFPDNLIGFSGDPIVNLVLSALFIIGGLGFTVIVDIHQKKSFREWSLHTKMMIIGTISINVLASVTFFLLEYGNPASLGNMTFYEKIMTSYFQGVTPRTAGFNTVNYGDLEDPTILLTMILMFIGAGSASTASGIKLTTFMVVILATVAFFRQRGEPELFGRSIRIDTVIRSLAITTISTLFVMAFIFLLTVSEKIPFLPLAFEVVSAFGTVGLSMGITGQLSDLGEVLLCVVMFVGRIGSLTLFFLLMKPKKVNYRYPYDQVFTG from the coding sequence ATGCGTCCAAGGAATAAGAAAAAATTTTTATTGCCTCCTCCCCTGTTAATTGCGGGAAGTTTCTTGTTTTTAATTCTGCTAGGTACGCTTTGTTTAAAGCTTCCTTTTGCCACGAACACACCTATTTCGTGGACGGATGCTTTGTTTGTTGCGACGTCAGCGACAACCGTAACGGGACTCAGCGTTTTTGACCCTGCCTCCACTTTGACTTGGTTTGGTGAAGGAGTACTTATGTTCCTCATCCAATGCGGGGGAATCGGCTTGATGACATTTGCCGTAGCATTACTCATTGTACTTGGAAAGAAAATCGGCCTTCAAAACCGCATCTATTTGCAAGAGTCCTTCAATCAACAATCTGTCGGGGGTATCGTCAAACTAGTAAAGCTGATTTTGACATTCGTTTTAACGGTTCAGTCCATTGCGATGGTCATCATGACCCTCCATTGGACTCCCAAATTCGGTTTTTCAGAAGCACTTTACTTAAGTGTATTCCATGTTATTTCCGCTTTTAATAATGCTGGGTTCGCATTGTTTCCTGATAACCTGATCGGGTTCTCGGGAGATCCCATCGTGAATTTAGTGTTATCAGCCTTATTTATAATAGGTGGACTTGGTTTTACTGTCATTGTTGACATTCATCAGAAAAAATCTTTCAGAGAATGGTCTCTTCACACAAAAATGATGATTATCGGTACAATCAGCATTAACGTGTTAGCGTCCGTCACGTTTTTCCTGTTAGAATACGGCAACCCTGCCTCTTTAGGTAACATGACTTTTTACGAAAAAATTATGACATCCTATTTCCAAGGCGTTACTCCTCGTACGGCAGGATTCAATACCGTGAATTATGGTGACTTAGAAGATCCTACGATTTTGCTAACCATGATTCTCATGTTTATTGGTGCAGGGAGTGCATCAACGGCATCAGGCATCAAACTAACTACTTTTATGGTTGTTATTCTTGCTACAGTTGCGTTCTTCCGCCAACGCGGCGAACCAGAATTGTTCGGTCGCTCCATACGTATCGATACGGTAATTCGTTCATTGGCAATTACAACAATCAGTACATTGTTCGTGATGGCCTTTATCTTCCTGTTAACCGTATCAGAAAAAATCCCATTTCTTCCTCTCGCATTTGAAGTCGTTTCAGCCTTTGGAACAGTCGGATTATCGATGGGAATTACTGGGCAACTGAGCGACTTAGGCGAAGTATTATTATGTGTGGTCATGTTTGTTGGTCGAATCGGCTCACTCACATTGTTCTTCTTATTAATGAAGCCGAAAAAAGTCAATTATCGTTATCCGTATGATCAAGTATTTACTGGATGA
- a CDS encoding diacylglycerol kinase, whose product MKRARIIYNPTSGRELFKKHLPEVLEKLEKAGYETSCHATTCEGDAVGAANYAVERGFDLVIAAGGDGTLNEVVAGISQFEKRPKVGLIPMGTTNDFARALRIPRDIDKAVNIILANDTIPVDVGVVNDRYFINIAGGGKITELTYDVPSKLKTVLGQLAYYLKGIEMLPSIRASQVRIEYDGEVFDDEAMMFLVGLTNSVGGFEKLAPDSSVNDGLFTLLILRKCNIAEFIRLATLAIRGEHLEDPHVVYKKAKHITVSADDHVQLNLDGEYGGNAPAVFENLYRHIEVFVPINDIREQDRP is encoded by the coding sequence ATGAAACGTGCACGCATTATTTACAATCCAACATCTGGCCGTGAGTTATTCAAAAAACACTTGCCTGAGGTTTTAGAAAAATTAGAGAAGGCTGGTTACGAAACGTCATGTCACGCAACGACGTGTGAAGGTGACGCTGTTGGAGCCGCTAATTATGCAGTCGAGCGAGGATTTGACCTGGTGATTGCAGCTGGTGGGGACGGCACGTTAAATGAAGTAGTGGCCGGAATCAGTCAATTTGAAAAGCGCCCGAAAGTCGGCCTAATCCCAATGGGAACGACTAATGACTTTGCGCGCGCACTTCGAATTCCTCGAGATATTGATAAGGCAGTGAACATTATTTTGGCGAACGATACAATTCCCGTTGATGTTGGCGTTGTCAATGATCGCTATTTTATTAATATCGCGGGCGGCGGGAAAATAACTGAGTTAACGTATGACGTACCGAGTAAGTTGAAAACTGTACTTGGTCAACTCGCATATTATTTAAAAGGAATTGAAATGCTGCCGTCTATTCGCGCTTCCCAAGTAAGGATAGAATACGATGGGGAAGTGTTTGATGACGAAGCGATGATGTTTCTTGTGGGCCTGACAAATTCAGTAGGTGGATTTGAAAAACTTGCTCCCGACTCGAGCGTCAATGATGGCCTGTTTACATTACTCATTTTGAGAAAGTGTAACATTGCCGAGTTTATTCGATTGGCAACCCTTGCAATACGTGGTGAGCATTTGGAAGATCCTCATGTTGTTTATAAAAAAGCCAAACATATCACTGTATCAGCAGACGATCATGTCCAACTAAATTTAGACGGTGAATACGGTGGGAATGCACCAGCGGTATTTGAAAATTTATATCGTCATATTGAAGTGTTTGTTCCGATCAACGACATTCGTGAACAAGACCGTCCATAA
- a CDS encoding cytochrome ubiquinol oxidase subunit I produces the protein MGNEEAVFFSRVLTELTLSFHIIYATIGVGIPLMIMIAQWVGIKKNDEHYILLARRWARGFVITVAVGVVTGTAIGLQLSLLWPNFMELAGNVIALPLFMETFAFFFEAIFLGIYLYTWDRFENQKKHLLLLIPVAVGASFSAVFITIVNAFMNAPQGFDLVDGELININPLLAMFNPAMPTKVAHVVVTAYMTAAFVLASIAAYRLLRGSNHVYHKKALFLTMKLGLIFSIATAIIGDFSGKYLAEYQPEKLAAAEWHFETEENASLVMYGVLDDGEVKYAIKIPYALSILAHGDPFSEVKGLDQVPDDEEPPLYIHYLFDMMVTIGMWLAFISAVYVFAVWRKWSIVQTKWFRWLLVASGPLAVLAIEFGWWLAEVGRQPWILRNIMRVEDAATTSGQVDLMLVLFAGLYLILGVGSVVILRRMFKKNPVEQEIEDRRKEKGGDFV, from the coding sequence GTGGGGAATGAAGAAGCAGTATTTTTTAGTAGGGTATTAACTGAACTTACGCTATCGTTTCATATTATCTATGCCACCATTGGGGTAGGTATTCCGCTCATGATTATGATCGCCCAGTGGGTGGGAATCAAGAAAAATGATGAACATTACATTCTTCTCGCAAGACGGTGGGCACGTGGTTTCGTCATCACAGTTGCAGTGGGCGTAGTTACAGGGACGGCCATTGGTCTCCAACTTTCATTACTCTGGCCGAACTTTATGGAACTGGCAGGGAATGTGATAGCTTTGCCATTATTCATGGAAACGTTCGCGTTTTTCTTTGAAGCCATATTTTTAGGGATTTATTTATATACATGGGATCGATTTGAAAATCAAAAGAAACATTTATTATTACTGATTCCGGTTGCAGTCGGGGCATCATTTTCAGCGGTATTTATTACGATTGTGAATGCATTCATGAATGCGCCTCAAGGATTTGATTTGGTAGATGGGGAATTGATTAACATCAATCCTCTGCTGGCCATGTTCAACCCTGCAATGCCTACTAAAGTGGCGCATGTTGTTGTGACAGCCTACATGACGGCGGCATTTGTGCTTGCTTCGATTGCTGCTTACCGATTATTGAGAGGCTCCAATCATGTGTACCATAAAAAAGCCTTGTTTTTAACAATGAAGCTCGGCCTTATCTTCTCTATTGCAACGGCGATAATCGGGGACTTCTCCGGGAAATATTTGGCGGAGTACCAGCCTGAAAAACTCGCTGCTGCGGAATGGCATTTTGAGACGGAAGAAAATGCTTCGTTAGTCATGTACGGCGTTCTGGACGACGGGGAAGTTAAGTATGCCATCAAAATTCCATATGCGCTGAGTATTCTTGCCCATGGCGACCCATTCTCTGAAGTTAAGGGGCTTGACCAAGTGCCTGATGATGAGGAACCACCACTATACATTCATTACTTATTTGACATGATGGTGACAATCGGCATGTGGCTAGCTTTCATTTCTGCCGTCTATGTATTCGCGGTATGGAGAAAGTGGTCGATTGTACAGACGAAATGGTTCAGATGGCTGCTTGTTGCGAGCGGACCGTTAGCAGTGCTGGCAATTGAATTCGGTTGGTGGCTCGCAGAAGTAGGCCGTCAGCCTTGGATTTTGCGAAACATCATGCGAGTGGAGGATGCGGCTACGACCAGTGGCCAAGTGGATTTAATGCTGGTGCTATTTGCCGGTCTATATCTGATTCTTGGAGTAGGTAGTGTCGTCATTCTCCGACGCATGTTCAAGAAGAATCCAGTGGAGCAAGAAATTGAGGATAGACGCAAAGAAAAAGGCGGTGACTTCGTATGA